ACAAGATATTCAGGATGATCGAATGCTTGCTTTCAAAATCGTAGAGGCGCTTCATTTGCTAGACCCTGAAAAGAAACCAAGAGTGATTTTGTTTTTTGCACCTCCATTTTTACCTTCCAACTTCTTAAAGGAAGCTGATCAAAAGGGTGAGTTTATTTATAAGTCCGTCCGTACTGAATTAGAGCAACCTGAATACAAAGAGGTACAATTTACAATAAAGAAATACTTCCCTTTTCTATCAGATGGGAGCTTTTTATCTTATAATGGTTCGGAAGATGATATTGTATCAATTAAAAATAATTTCCCTGCAATGGATGAATTATTCCATTTGCCTTTAAGGGAAATGAAGGAACTAGACATTCCATCTATCAACTTGGGTGTGTACGGAAAAGGTGGACACCAATGGACGGAGAGGGTCTATAAACCCTATTCTTTCAATGTTTTACCTAAACTAATAAGAAGTGTCACCAAAAGATTACTTTAAACGGATGGGATGCTATAGGGAGGATATGGAATGATTTATGAATATGCGTTAGTTTTTTTAGGAGCTGCTATTCCTTGGCTTGAAATTGCACTTGTTATTCCTTTAGGTATTATAAGAGGTCTTTCACCTTTTTGGGTTATGGTAGTCGCCTTTGTTGGAAATATGGCGACCGTGCTCCCTGTCATTATAGGCTTTGAAAAGGTAAGACAGTGGTATCAAAAACGCGCCGAAAAACTAGGCACAGCACCCTCAAAACGAAGTGAACGTGCTAAAGCCATTTGGAATAAATACGGGCTACCAGGCCTTGCACTACTAGGACCTATTCTCATTGGCACACACATCGCAGCCTTCATAGGAATGTCTCTAGGTGCAGAAAAAAAATGGACGATACTCTGGCTAACAATCAGCATCGGGCTCTGGACCCTCATATTTGGAGTAGCTACTGCACTTGGCTTTGACTTTTTTACACGAGATTAAGTAATCCTGAACAACTACAGTTGTTCAGGGTTTTTTTATTACTTGTAAAGAAATTGTAAAATTTTTAAAAATTCTAATATCTTATGTATGCTTTTCTAGTACAATAGGACATATAAATAGTTTACTAGGGAGGTGTAACGGATGAAACGGCTCACCAAAGAAGAAAATAGCTGGGTGTTTTATGACTGGGCTAATTCTGCCTATTCAATTATTATCTCTACCGCTGTTTTTCCACTTTTTTATAAAGCAGCAGCTACAAATGCAGGGGTTAGTGCAGCTAATTCCACTGCCTATTTAGGGTATACAATTGCCATCGCTACATTTATTTTAGCCATGCTTTCCCCTATTTTAGGAACAATTGCAGACTATCAAGGTTTAAAGAAACGGTTCTTTACTTTCTTTTTTATTCTAGGGATATCATCTACTGCATTTCTTGCCTTTATCCCAAGTGACGAATGGTTGTTTTTATTAATCTGTTATACAGTAACTGCAATTGGCTCTGCAGGTGCTAATGTTTTTTACGATGCATTTCTTGTGGACGTCTCAACTGAGGAACGCATGAACAGAGTGTCCGCTCGCGGCTTTAGTTTCGGATACATCGGGAGTACCATACCATTCATCATAAGTATTGCAATTATCATCCTTTCACAATCTGGTACCATTCCTATTACTACAACAACTGCAAGTAAAATCGCTTTCATTATTACAGCTATTTGGTGGGGTGTATTTTCTATTCCCTTACTCAAAAATGTACATCAACGCTATTATATCGAACGTGAACCAAATCCGGTGATTAATAGCTTTAAACGGATCAATCAAACATTCAAGGAGATCCGCAAATATCGTGCACTTTTCCTTTTTCTACTAGCTTATTTCTTTTATATTGATGGTGTCCACACCATTATTACAATGTCGACTGCCTATGGCTCTGATTTAGGGATTACTTCTACAAATCTACTTATTATTCTTTTCGTTACACAAGTGGTAGCGGCACCCTTCGCCATTTTATACGGTAGACTCGCAGAAAGATTCACTGGCAAAATCATGCTTTATGTAGGAATATTTATTTATATAATTGTTTGTATCTATGCTTATTTCCTAGAAACCACGCTCGATTTCTGGATTCTAGCAATGCTTGTTGCAACTTCACAAGGTGGTATTCAAGCACTAAGCCGCTCGTATTTTGCACAGCTAGTCCCTAAACATAAATCAAATGAGTTTTTTGGGTTTTACAATATCTTTGGAAAGTTCGCTTCCATTATGGGCCCATTGCTTGTTGCTGTAACAGCACAACTTACTGGAAATACAAATAGTGGGGTGTTTAGCCTCGTAGTTCTATTTATTGTAGGGATGGTTATTCTTGCATTTGTTCCAGTTCCTAAAAAAGAATTAAAACCAACTTCATAAACAATAGGCTTGGCAGATTGTTTGCCAAGCCTTTTTCTATGTACAAGGGAGCTCTACAGTGACTTTCGTTCCCTCTTCTTTTTTACTTTCTATTACCATAGTACCATTATGTTCCTGTATAATCTTGTTACTTACAGTTAGCCCTAGCCCGATGCCCTTGTCCTTTGTCGTATAAAAGGGGGTGCCTAAAAAGCGTAATCTCTCTTTTTCGATTCCTACACCTTCATCTGTTATAGTAACGATAACCCTACTATTTTCAGTCAACGATAGGTTAATTTTAATTTTCCCACCAAAAGCCATGGATTCAATCGCATTTTTTATAAAATTAACAAAGACCTGCTTCAATTGTTGTGCATTACTGAATACATCTACCTGATTAACTGTATAGTTTAATTCGAATTCAACATTATGTAGCATTGCTTGAGGATGTAAAACCTGAATTGTACTATCAATTATCGTAATAATATTATTTCTCTCATATTTAACTGCTTGTGGCTTAGCTAATGACATAAATTCATTTACAATCATATCTATGCGATTTAATTCAGTCATAATAATAGAAAGATAATCTTCCCTTTTATCAAGATTAGGATTATCTTGCATTAGTTTTGAGAACCCTTTTAATGCTGTCAACGGATTACGAATCTCATGGGCCACTCCTGCAGCCAATTGACCTATTATGGAGAGTCTGTCTAAATTGCGAATTGTTGCTTCATTCTTAACTCGGTCAGTAACATTTCGACCTACAACTACAAATGAATCAAATTCTCTATTTGTATTATAGATAGGTGAGACCGTAAAATCTGTATATATATCATCATCTTTCCTTGACTTAATGCGATTTTTTAATAATTGAGGTTCACCAGTACTTATGACTTGGTTAACAACATCGAAATATTCTTCTATATTATCTGACATAATTAAATCTTTTACATTTCGATCTACCAATTCATCTGGGTTGATCCCCACTACTGTTTCAAATGACGGTGATGCATAAATTACTTTTAGCTCCTTAGTAACTACTGCAATCAAATCTGTAGCATTCTCTGTGATGAGTTTATAAAGTTCACGTGTTCTATTCAGCTCACGCTCCATCCGTTTTTGTTCTGTTACATCACGAAAAATGGCAATGATTGCTATAATTTGACCGCTTATATTTCTAAAGGGAGAATAGGAAACTGCAATATCTAGTTCAGTCCCATCTTTGTGAAATCGCTGGGTGATTAAGTTGGTTATAACCGTCCCACCTTTAACCGACTCAATTATTCCCAATACTTCCTTTGGTGTGTTGAACTCATCAAAGCATCTACCAATAATATCTTCCTCTGTATACCCAAAAATTTTGGTATACATCTCATTTATTCTAATAAAACGGTTTCCCATATCTACAATCGCAATTGCATCAGCCGTACATTTAAGAAATAAATCAATTAGTTCATCCGGATTATAGAATTCTGATTCTTTATACCCACCAAGAATTGGAAAACTTTTTAACATTACATACCCTCCATTAAACAAATTCCATTATTATCATTTTACAGAATTTTAAGAGAAGTGTAAGTACCTTTTTCAAAACTACTCCTTCTTCGAAAGTTATGATATCTTAGATGAGATATTAACTTGAGAGGAGTCATTTTTATGACAAGTAATGAACTACACAACGAGTTACCACCAAAAACCTGTACAATCGAACGTCTTGTTACTATGCCAACAGACGTACAAAAGGTGCTTGAAGGAAAAAAGACAGCTACACGCAGGAATGGTAGATATGCTGATATTGGAGAGATAATGACATTAGAAGATAAGAAATTCAAAGTCGATCGTGTCTACTCCCAATCCTTAGGTGAACTTACAGACGAGCACGCAAAGCAAGAAGGCTTCGAAAATGTTGAAGAATATAAGCAAACTATTCTATCCTACCATCCAGGTATGCCTTGGCTCCCTCATATGAGAGTATGGGTTCATGAGTTTAGTCTTTTGACTAAATAAAAGAAACTATGGAGTTTTTGTACAGATTCTTAATTTTCATTCATGTTGTAAGTGCGGTTGCCTCAATTGGCCCATTTTTCATCCTCTTACCAATCATAAAAAAGCTCATCCATGCTAAAGAAGAGGAACTATTTGCGTATCTTTCAACTTTTAAGTTTGTTGTAAGATTATCAAAACATGCTGGTCATGTACTCGTTGGCTCAGGGGTGCTTCTCGTTTTACTCGGACCTTGGACTTGGGGGACGCCGTGGATTGTAATGACGCTAGTAATTATGTTTCTATCCCTCTTCTTTTTAGCTAGAGCCTTTACACCAAAGCTCAAAGGGTTCGAAGAAAGTGGTCATGATCGAAGTATTTTAGCAAAAAAACTAAACCAGACTGTATGGATTTACATTAGCCTTTTACTAGCGATGCTGTGGTTTATGGTAACGAAACCATATCTTTGGTAATTAACGAAAAGGAAAGACCTTGTCATGAATCGGATGACAAGGTCTTTCCTTTTATGGTTTTTATTTTCGTGAAGAAATAATAATACTTATAGACAACAATCAGTATGAGAGTAGCTTTTAATAAAAGACTATCTACTATGAAAAATGGAATGGCTATCATTGCATCAGCAAAAAGTAAGATTGTCATCTTCTGCTTTAGGGTCATTGCTCTCTCCATAACAAATGATTCTAAGTGATGCTTATATATTGCTGTTCCTTTGAACCATAGCTCGAAGCGTTCTGACCCCTTAACAAAACAAAAAGATGCTAAAAGTAATAGTGGTGTTGTTGGTAGAACCGGTAAAACTATACCAACAAGTCCAAAACCAAGTGCAATAAATCCGACAACGATATATATGAATTTTACTAGCTTCTTAATGATTTACTCCTCCTAGACCTGACCCTTCATTTAATCTTTATTCATTATATCACTCTAAGTTGGTAAAATTAAAAATAAAAAAAGCATCAAACCTTGTTTGTCTGATGCTAAATAAAATACATATGTTTATCTATTTCCTCTGTAATCACTAAGCTATTTCGTCCTTGCTCTTTTGCCATATAAAGTGCATTGTCTGCTGACTTTTTCAGTGAGTCAACAGTCGAACCATGGTCTGGATAAGAGGCAATACCCGAGCTAATTGATACGATGATTTCCTGATCATAAGTAATGATCGGATGTTTACTATAATAGTCTTTTAATTTAGGGAAAAGCTCTTTTACACTATCATTCAGTGGAGATTTAATAATAACCATAAATTCGTCTCCAGCATACCTGTAGCCTTCTATGTCCTCATTTGAAATACTTTTAATACCATCTGATAGAACTTTCAAATACCTGTCACCCATATCATGACCGTAATTATCATTTATTTTCTTTAAGTTATCAGAGTCTATCATTAATAAAGTAATAGCCTCATCCTCATCGTTCATTATTTTAGATAAGTCTTCGTGGAAAGCCCGATAATTTTTTAATCCTGTCATTTCGTCCACTTGAGACATTTTATATATTTTCTCATATAAACGTGCAGTTTCCATTGAGTTTATAACCTGTGTTCCGATAATTTGAAGTAGCTCTTCCTGTTCTTTTCGATAAGCAAAGTTTTCATTGCTTTGTGCTGAGATAACACCTTTTACATGGTCATCTATAATAACCGGAACGAAAATACAAGAGCTTGTTTCATCACCAATCGTCGTATTATACAAACCTTCTTGGCTTGCTCTTTTCATATGAATTATTTCTCTAGACGTAATTACCTTTGTTGTGTAGTTATCACCAAATTCAATTTTCTGCTTCGGATACTGTTCTCCACTATCCATCATAAAGGCCAATTGACTAAAAGAGTCACCCTCATTGTATAAAGCAACGAAGAATGAATCTGTCGGCATTACCTGGGACACCATTTCATAAGCCTTTTTAAGCAAAACATCCTCATTAAGTGTTTTACTACATGTTAGCGCAAATTCATGTAGAATCTTGTAATGTTTGTTTAACCATTTCATATTCTCCATTTGATCGTTGATGACTTGAACTTGATCAAGTAAAGCGTTAACAATTTCTTTCTCTTGTGTATCTTCAACATTATTTTTAAGATCATCATAGATGTCATCATTAACAATGTTTTTCTCAGAACCAATTCTCTTTAAAAGATGATAAATCTTAGTTAAAACATTCAGATTTACACTCTTGAGATTAAAATTCCCCATTTTAACCACTTCCATAAAAGTATTTTCCTTCATCTTGCCTTAATACATTATCACTGTGCTAAAGGACTGGTATGTGTCATACTACTATGAAGTATTAGCTGTTCATTTATAATCATTGGTAAACTGCAAATTCATCTATTAACTTACCGATTATTCAAACAATTTAGAGCAAAAATAAATCGTTTTTGGAGATAGGCTCCTAATTCTATTTTACAAAAGATTACATAGAAAGTAAGTAAATTTTTTTAAGATGAGTCATCCTACCCTGTAGGCTTCATCTGAAAGGAAGAGGTGCTTGTCGCTTTTCTACTAGAAGAAATAACTGTAGTTTAGAAATCGAATGATTAATTGCCCCTATACAAGATGTTAAGAGGATAACCTCTTATATGGGCCTTTATTCCTATTCAATCTATTGTACCTCTATTTCTATTATTTTACAATAGAAATAATGGTGCCCACCCTCCAATGTACTTGGGAAGAAATACACTGGAGGATAGGCACCATACAGTAAATAACGTATAGTACACATCTTATAGACATTCACAAATCTCATATAGTTTTTCAATGTTACATACCACAACTTTGCGGTCAATATAATCAATGATTCCTTCTCTTTTCCAACCATTTAAAATACGGTTAACACTTTCTCTTGATGTTCCAATATAGTCACCATATTCCTTATTTGTTAATTCGATCGTGATTAGGATTCCATCAGCACACTTAACTCCATTGTTCGTAGCTAATCGAACTAATGTTGAAGCTAATGCACCTGTCTTATCATTGAATAATAGGTCATTTAATTTTGATTGAGTTGCGCGGTGCATCCACCCTAACCAACTCATAAACTCTACTGCGAAGCTTCCGAATTCATACATTAACTTCTTTAAATCTTTTAATAAAATTACCCCTACCTCACTGTCTTCCGTTACTTCTGCTCGGTAGTCATAATATAATTCATCATTGATTCCAAGAAACTCACCTAAGATGCTGCCTTCTTCTTTAATAGAAAGAAGAAACTCTTTACCACTCTCAGTTGATGTTCTTAATTTAACTCTTCCTGATTGAACATAGTATAACTTATCCATTTGCTCGCCTTCCCAAAATAAATGGTGACCAGCTGCTATCTTCTTTGTTCTCATAATTCCTTGTAACTTATCAAAGTTCTCAGTCGATAAGAATTGGATTACACTCTTTTTAATTGAATCTATATTAAAAGAATAACCTTGATTTGATTGTTGAAGCATGATTGCCATTTTTCATTCCCCCTGTTGTGTTTCTTTGTACTTTAATCATATATCCATAGTGTTAATTACGGTATCGGGGGAATTACTGAACTTTACATTCGTTTTTTCCCTATTCAACTTACGTACTTTTCCCCAAGATTTTGTATAATCCTAGTGGAAAACAGTAAAAATGATGAGAGAAAGTCATTTTCCTGAAAGTAAAGTTAGGGGAATTCCCTGAATTACAATCTCCCTAAAAAGGATTACAATGGATGAAGTAAGATATTTATAAGGTAGTTGTAAATTGTTACCTTTCAGCTTGCTGCAGAAGATTCATAGTGCAGCTGGTCCCAAGAGCAGAAGGTCACAGAACAAGTGATCAAGGGGAGATTAATGTGGAGACAATAAAAATAGAAATGGAAGCCCAACTTAATGCACTTTGTACAGCAACATCAAGTGATTTCTCTGCGTTTGCACAAGTAAATGAGCACAACTACGAGATTCATTGGAAATATGTTTATGGTAATCAGAATAAAAGATATAAACAAATGATCGGGAAACCTGGAAAAGGCTTGTCTGGATCAGTTGTCCGTTTTGGAAGAAACATAATTATCGACCAGAATACACCTGATGTAGCACTGAGAAGGCTTGAGTACCCAATCATGCTTGCTGAGAATTTACAATCAGCCCTTGCAGTTCCCGTTAAATCATACAATCAAATTCTAGGTATCTTACTAATAGGGTCACGCTCTCCTAAGGAGTATAGTGAAGAACAAATTTCCTTTGTCGGACGTAAAGCTGAGGAAATATCATCCTTATTTTTAAAAGCAATACCATAATGACTAATGAATCCCATTGAAAGGATTCATTTTTTTTTATATGATTGAACTAACTGTGAGAAATGTCACACTACGATCAATTGGTGAAGGAGGAATAAAATGATTAAACTTCTTATTGTAGACGACCATGTCGTAGTACGATCGGGACTAATGATGTTACTAAACGGTAAAGATAATATTGAAGTAATAGGGGAAGCTTCTGAAGGGGATGAGGCAATCCGTAAAGCACAGGAATTAAATCCTGATGTTGTCCTAATGGATTTAAGTATGCCTCATGGTAAAGATGGCTTAACTGCGACTAAGGAATTACATGAACTAATGCCTCAGGTAGCAATTCTTATCCTAACCATGCATGATGACGAGGAATACTTATTCCGTGCAATCCATTCAGGTGCTTCAGGTTACATCCTAAAGAATGCTCCGCATGAGGACCTTTTATCCGCTATCCATTCAGTTGCTTCCGGTAATGCTTATTTAAACCCAACGGCAACAAAAAGTTTAATGAGTGGTTATATGGACCGTGTGAAAAATGGCGAGGGCTCAAATTCGTTTGAGTTATTATCTGACCGTGAGAAAGAGATTTTAGAGTGGATTGCAAAAGGTTACTCTAATAAGGAAATAGCATCTCATTTAGTGATTAGTGTTAAAACGGTTGAGTCCCACAAAAGCAACTTAATGGAGAAACTAGGTATAAAAACTAGACCAGAATTAGTTGAATACGCTATGAAGAAAGGATTGCTCCGTTTTGAATAAAAAAGAACGTCTATCTCACCAATCTGAAATTGGTGGCCCAAATGTAGAAATGCTTTTAGCTACTCTTCAGGATCATATTCAGGATTCAAATTTACGTACGGAGTTAAAACAATCCTTAACCCATCTTACAGATTTAACGTTCGCCCTTGATGAATCATCAATTGTTGCTTTAACGGACCAAAAAGGAAGAATACAATATGTGAATAAGAAATTCTGCGAGATATCTCAGTACACTAAGGAAGAATTACTTGGTAAAGACCATAGAATAATTAACTCAGGATATCACAGTAAAGAATTCATGACTTCATTATGGGAAACGATTTCATCTGGAAAGGTCTGGAAGGGTGAAATCAAAAATAGAGCAAAAGATGGCTCTTTCTATTGGGTAAACACGACTATTGTTCCATTCTTAGATGATGATGGGAAACCCTATCAATATTTAGCCGTTCGTAGTGAAGTAACAGAACTTAAAGAAGTTCAAGATGAACTTGAGAAAATGATGAACCGTGTCATTAGTATTCAAGAAGAAGAACGAAAGCGATTCTCGAGAGAATTACATGACGGTGTTGGGCAAAGTATGTTCTCACTTCTAATTCAACTTGACCAACTAATTAGTGACACAACAGATAATCGCCTCCAAAAACTGAGAGATGATGTTTCTTTTGTTATTGAAGATATCCGAGGACTTGCTTGGGAGCTTCGACCATCTGTTTTAGATGATCTTGGAGTAGTACCGGCAATTCGAAAGTATATCGAAAATTTCTCTCAGCACTATGGAATCAAAGTACATTTTGACTGTAACCTTAGAACTAGAATTGATATTCAAAAAGAAACAACCATCTATCGAGTGATTCAAGAGGCATTAACGAATATCGGTAAATACGCCAATGTAGATGAAGCTTCCGTTTCTGTTCATGAAACAGATAGTGAAGTGGTAGTTAAGATTGTTGATAAAGGTAAAGGATTTATCAGAGATAGAAAAGGTAAAGGCGTCGGTCTCTTCAGCATGGAAGAACGAGCAAAAGGAGTAGGCGGACACTTCTCTATCACTTCAACAGAAGGTGAAGGCACAACAATCGAATTCAATGTACCAAAATAAAAACTTGAAAACCTTGGGGCCTGACCCCCGGCGCTTTAAAGCTTTAGCGTGCCGGGGGTCAGGCCCCAAATCTTAATTCAAATCTCTTTTTTTATAGGATGTAAATGTTAGGGCAATGAGAATAAAGATCAGAACGAAAGAAAGGATAAAATATATTGTCTCATATCCTCCACCACTAAGAATTTGCTTCGCTTCAAAGTATTTAAAAGGTGTAAGGAATCTTAGTGGTTCGAGACTTTCTTTCATATCAATAG
This sequence is a window from Cytobacillus luteolus. Protein-coding genes within it:
- a CDS encoding MFS transporter — its product is MKRLTKEENSWVFYDWANSAYSIIISTAVFPLFYKAAATNAGVSAANSTAYLGYTIAIATFILAMLSPILGTIADYQGLKKRFFTFFFILGISSTAFLAFIPSDEWLFLLICYTVTAIGSAGANVFYDAFLVDVSTEERMNRVSARGFSFGYIGSTIPFIISIAIIILSQSGTIPITTTTASKIAFIITAIWWGVFSIPLLKNVHQRYYIEREPNPVINSFKRINQTFKEIRKYRALFLFLLAYFFYIDGVHTIITMSTAYGSDLGITSTNLLIILFVTQVVAAPFAILYGRLAERFTGKIMLYVGIFIYIIVCIYAYFLETTLDFWILAMLVATSQGGIQALSRSYFAQLVPKHKSNEFFGFYNIFGKFASIMGPLLVAVTAQLTGNTNSGVFSLVVLFIVGMVILAFVPVPKKELKPTS
- a CDS encoding PAS domain-containing sensor histidine kinase — encoded protein: MLKSFPILGGYKESEFYNPDELIDLFLKCTADAIAIVDMGNRFIRINEMYTKIFGYTEEDIIGRCFDEFNTPKEVLGIIESVKGGTVITNLITQRFHKDGTELDIAVSYSPFRNISGQIIAIIAIFRDVTEQKRMERELNRTRELYKLITENATDLIAVVTKELKVIYASPSFETVVGINPDELVDRNVKDLIMSDNIEEYFDVVNQVISTGEPQLLKNRIKSRKDDDIYTDFTVSPIYNTNREFDSFVVVGRNVTDRVKNEATIRNLDRLSIIGQLAAGVAHEIRNPLTALKGFSKLMQDNPNLDKREDYLSIIMTELNRIDMIVNEFMSLAKPQAVKYERNNIITIIDSTIQVLHPQAMLHNVEFELNYTVNQVDVFSNAQQLKQVFVNFIKNAIESMAFGGKIKINLSLTENSRVIVTITDEGVGIEKERLRFLGTPFYTTKDKGIGLGLTVSNKIIQEHNGTMVIESKKEEGTKVTVELPCT
- a CDS encoding PAS domain-containing sensor histidine kinase, whose translation is MLLATLQDHIQDSNLRTELKQSLTHLTDLTFALDESSIVALTDQKGRIQYVNKKFCEISQYTKEELLGKDHRIINSGYHSKEFMTSLWETISSGKVWKGEIKNRAKDGSFYWVNTTIVPFLDDDGKPYQYLAVRSEVTELKEVQDELEKMMNRVISIQEEERKRFSRELHDGVGQSMFSLLIQLDQLISDTTDNRLQKLRDDVSFVIEDIRGLAWELRPSVLDDLGVVPAIRKYIENFSQHYGIKVHFDCNLRTRIDIQKETTIYRVIQEALTNIGKYANVDEASVSVHETDSEVVVKIVDKGKGFIRDRKGKGVGLFSMEERAKGVGGHFSITSTEGEGTTIEFNVPK
- a CDS encoding Crp/Fnr family transcriptional regulator; the encoded protein is MAIMLQQSNQGYSFNIDSIKKSVIQFLSTENFDKLQGIMRTKKIAAGHHLFWEGEQMDKLYYVQSGRVKLRTSTESGKEFLLSIKEEGSILGEFLGINDELYYDYRAEVTEDSEVGVILLKDLKKLMYEFGSFAVEFMSWLGWMHRATQSKLNDLLFNDKTGALASTLVRLATNNGVKCADGILITIELTNKEYGDYIGTSRESVNRILNGWKREGIIDYIDRKVVVCNIEKLYEICECL
- a CDS encoding response regulator; translation: MIKLLIVDDHVVVRSGLMMLLNGKDNIEVIGEASEGDEAIRKAQELNPDVVLMDLSMPHGKDGLTATKELHELMPQVAILILTMHDDEEYLFRAIHSGASGYILKNAPHEDLLSAIHSVASGNAYLNPTATKSLMSGYMDRVKNGEGSNSFELLSDREKEILEWIAKGYSNKEIASHLVISVKTVESHKSNLMEKLGIKTRPELVEYAMKKGLLRFE
- a CDS encoding ASCH domain-containing protein, whose protein sequence is MTSNELHNELPPKTCTIERLVTMPTDVQKVLEGKKTATRRNGRYADIGEIMTLEDKKFKVDRVYSQSLGELTDEHAKQEGFENVEEYKQTILSYHPGMPWLPHMRVWVHEFSLLTK
- a CDS encoding YbaN family protein yields the protein MIKKLVKFIYIVVGFIALGFGLVGIVLPVLPTTPLLLLASFCFVKGSERFELWFKGTAIYKHHLESFVMERAMTLKQKMTILLFADAMIAIPFFIVDSLLLKATLILIVVYKYYYFFTKIKTIKGKTLSSDS
- a CDS encoding GAF domain-containing protein, producing METIKIEMEAQLNALCTATSSDFSAFAQVNEHNYEIHWKYVYGNQNKRYKQMIGKPGKGLSGSVVRFGRNIIIDQNTPDVALRRLEYPIMLAENLQSALAVPVKSYNQILGILLIGSRSPKEYSEEQISFVGRKAEEISSLFLKAIP
- a CDS encoding small multi-drug export protein, giving the protein MIYEYALVFLGAAIPWLEIALVIPLGIIRGLSPFWVMVVAFVGNMATVLPVIIGFEKVRQWYQKRAEKLGTAPSKRSERAKAIWNKYGLPGLALLGPILIGTHIAAFIGMSLGAEKKWTILWLTISIGLWTLIFGVATALGFDFFTRD
- a CDS encoding sensor domain-containing diguanylate cyclase: MEVVKMGNFNLKSVNLNVLTKIYHLLKRIGSEKNIVNDDIYDDLKNNVEDTQEKEIVNALLDQVQVINDQMENMKWLNKHYKILHEFALTCSKTLNEDVLLKKAYEMVSQVMPTDSFFVALYNEGDSFSQLAFMMDSGEQYPKQKIEFGDNYTTKVITSREIIHMKRASQEGLYNTTIGDETSSCIFVPVIIDDHVKGVISAQSNENFAYRKEQEELLQIIGTQVINSMETARLYEKIYKMSQVDEMTGLKNYRAFHEDLSKIMNDEDEAITLLMIDSDNLKKINDNYGHDMGDRYLKVLSDGIKSISNEDIEGYRYAGDEFMVIIKSPLNDSVKELFPKLKDYYSKHPIITYDQEIIVSISSGIASYPDHGSTVDSLKKSADNALYMAKEQGRNSLVITEEIDKHMYFI